Genomic segment of Pochonia chlamydosporia 170 chromosome 1, whole genome shotgun sequence:
GTCGCTGAGGTTGGTGCCATGTTGTTTCATGGGGGAACAGACTGCGCTTACATTAGAACCTTGCGGCAGAATGTTACGCCTTGTAGGTTTTATACCTTGCGACACCAGGAAATGCTCTACTTGATTTGCTGCTTTAGATTGGTAAgagggagaagaggaggtggtggagagAATTGACGCCTTGCTGCGTGGCTGGCGTAGATGGTATTTGGACAAACGAAGGGTATATTGGCTTTGTGCTATTGTTATTTACACCCTGGCTCTCGGACTGAATGGGACAGCTCTAGCATTCACCACCCAGTCTATGCAGAAGTATCAATTATGTGTTCCACCCCCCCCCCGGGGAGCACCGAGGGGGTTGTTAAGCCAGCCTCGTGGTATACTGCGTACAGCCACTATGTACCTATAGCAACAAGGTAGACATTTAAACTTTGCCGTTATATACGTTTAACTGATCTTAACTGGCGCTTAGTAAGCTTATTGCTAGCACACCTGTACTATTAGCTATAGGTGTAAACAAACCCGTAGCTAGTCGTCTCTTCCGCACAAGAGAACATTTAATAATACTACTACCTACCAAGTATAAATAATTACAACACAGAGTAACTCACACAACTATCGTGAGAAGCTTGTTGCAATAGGCACGTAGCAGTGGAGCGGATAGGTTGGGTGTCATTGGTAAATCGTGGCTGTCAGTGCCAACAAATAGATCCGAATTTCAACAGCAGGCGCAATTGGCTATGTTCATGGCCGAAAAGCGTCTACTGCAGCAGGTTGCTTCACTGCTTGATCACCTACCATCCATAGGCACGCTACCCCCGCCATGCGATCGAATCAATGGATCAATCGATTTCCAGCTTGGCGCGGTATGCTGGTGTGCGAGCTAGCGGCCGGACCGCCCAAGGGCGTAAGATCGCAACGGAAGCCGGCTCGCATTCAAGATCGGCACACCTACGCCGCACAGCTGCCACGCATTTCTAGCTTGCCAAGCTAGAGttgcaccagttgacatgtcCAGGAGGCTGCCACTGTGCGGACACGCAGTAGCTGCGGTGCCTGATATCACCTGTGGCCTTGTGAGAGTAGGCAAGATGGAAGTCGTCTTGTTCGCTCGTGCATTTCTGGCTAGCCATCACGGCACAGAACCAACAAACAGTTAAAATCGGGCAGTGTTAGAAGCTCTGAGTTGTTAGTTCCACCCAAGTAGAACACCCTCCAGGTTTATTCGCTGCTCCTCGCCAATAAGCATATAAGCTAAAATCGTGGATGCAAAAAGTTGACGCCGCACAAGCCGGCACATCCCCTCCGTTGGGTCGCAATATTTGCGATAGACTACTAGTTGAATCTTTTTTACATAGCGCCTTGGTTTCCACAAAATCCGCCACACGATGTCGGTGGGGATTagtgatcggaatggtctggtctggcctcAGGGGTCAGACCAGCGAGACCGCTAAGAATGAGGCTAAAGCAACATGAAGAGGAACAAAGTACATTTTCCTACTATGCAACGATcccattgtcgccattcttaTTATCCTCGCTATCACCATCGTCCTCAACATCGGGGTTTCCGTACCAGGCCCGGACTCCCCGAAGACACTCACATGCTGTAAGGGGCATGGGGCTTACTCAGCCAAAAGCGTGCTTGGAAGCCAACAAATTGATTGCATtaaacagaagaagaaacgaaaGCTCTCAGAGAGAGCTAGCTAGTTAGTTACGTACTTCTACGCTTAGGGGTTAGAGGCGAGACCTTtatttggtggcgttattagcatcggcatcagccgagTGCAAATCAATGGCTCAGCCCGATACAGATTAGAGCCGTTCAGTGTATTTCCGTTTTGTCTCTATAAGCCAAATACCTTTGCCAATTAAAAGTATAACATAAATGCAAAATAATACCCCTACCTTATTGTGCGTTAAAATGTTGCAATGTCACAATGCTAACCGAAGAGACAAAGAACTATAGCAGGCCTAGCACAGATTGCTCCCTATTAAACATATCTGAATAAGCATCTTACCATCTATCGCTTTGTTGCAATAGATCTTGTAGACTTGGCAAGTGACCCAGTAAGAAGCCGAGATCTGTACCTTTTCCTGCACGCGTTCTAGCGGCCTGCGAGCGTTGTACCTCTCGGGAAAAAGCATCTTAATATGGGAAGGACTTCCGACGAATGTATGGATCCGGGAAATATCGTGAATATCACCGTCTAGTTATTTACATTATAAATGCGAAGTTCGGGCTGTAGGGTCTTTCCTCGTACATTATTCATGGCAACTCATACATGATCTACTATCGACTTACGAGGTCTCTTGCCCCCCATGCCGAATTCTTGACCCGGGGTCGCCAGCGCTACAAGAGGAGAGTCCTCTTGGTGAGGGTGCGGTTCGGGGGACTACTGATTATGAAAGGGATCAAATGATATAGATAGGATATTAGCGGACGAAAATGCCCAAAGTCAGAAGGCAAAATAGACATACGCGGGTTGTGTGTAAGACGTTTACTGGTGAATATTCAACTCAATTTGAGCCCTAATTGGTCAACTGCACGGGAAAGCATTGTGACTAGGTCAACTCAACGCAACCGAGGCGCTTGGTGAATTGAATTGAGTGGTGCGCACCCTTGTCATTTAGTGGCCTAAAAAGTAAATCTTCCAGCATATGTGGATACTTTAAACCGGCGGGCTTATAGCCTCGTTGCTGTCGACGGGTTTCTGGTAGGACGTTAAAACGAGCTACCGCTGCTCTTATTATTGGCTGCCACTTTTACTATGGCTTCTGTAATCGGAATATCTTCCTCTCCTCGGTTAAGGGAAAGAAGCATAAGCTATTTACCACTATTCTTTCGGAACTCCTAATTTAGTAACTGAGATAGAGCTAAATTGAGGTACTAGTAGCAAGGGTTATCTAGCAACTACTTCCACTGCGTACCTAATAAATAACTAGTTATAGAAGAGCCAAATGAGAGTACGAATGAAAATGCATACAAAATGCATACAAAAACCTAAGTAAAGGTTGGCCAACGTTGCCAAATTAATTGCAGATAATGCAAATGTGCATGATTGCATGTGTCCGAACGACATCAAATATCCCACGGTGCATCGAGTGGTGCTGTGCACATAGTGTCGAACAGACCTTGCGCTGGGAACAAGAGGCTGTGAGAGGTATTCTCGCGACGAGCATCGTTCCATAAGGGCAACCCGGTCTTGTATAGAATTAGGTCGAGCCTATTACCCCAGCAGCAATACTAGTTTACACTTAAGCGGAAGGGTTGCCATTAAAGGCAAGAAAGTTCGTAGTTTTAGGCGGAAGTTTAGTAATAGCGCCCTGTGTAGAAATGGTACGAATGCGCTCGCAAAGAGCCTGTGACCCGGGAAAGCCTTCCAGGCTTGCGAGGTATGCAGCAAGTCCTACAACGTGTGGCGTAGCCATCGACGTGCCAGAGATGATATTCTAACGGGGATAATTAGTGCATGTCAGTGAAAGGTTGTAGGACATTGAGTCAGCTCACGGTTCGGCCGCCAATCCAGGTTGAGAGAATATTAGTCCCAGGGGCCAGAATATCGACAACAGAGCCATAATTAGAGtaagaagcaaaagaatCGTCAATTTGTGTGGCGCCAACCGTGCATACAGTAGGCTCAGATGCAGGGGAGTAGTAGGAGGCATCTGAATTAGAGTTTCCTGCAGCTACACCAAGAAATATACCGGCCTCAACTAACCTAGCAGCGGCTCGGTTAAGAGTAAGGGAATAACGGCCACCCAAACTCATGTTAGCGACGATGCCCTTAGGGCAACTTCGTGTCTGAGAATCCGCCATAGCAAAGTCCATGCCAGCGATGACTCCTGAAATGGTTCCGGAGCCTTCATTATCGAGGACCTTAATTCCGTAGATGGTGGTCTGTTTAGCAATGCCATAAGTCTTGCTGCCTATTGTGCCTGCGCAGTGAGTGCCATggccgtcgccatcgccgtcTTGTCCCTCGATAAAGGACTTGATCTGGAATGCTCGGCCTTCGAAATCCTACAGAGCTTGTTAGTATTGCAAAGTAGACACCTCATGCAGGGTTCCAGTTACAAGGTAATCATACAGGATGCGAGCCATCGACACCGGTATCGATGACGTAGGTGCAAGTGCCACTACCAGCACTTTCATCGTATACATAAGTACTATTACCCCCTTGCTGGTGGGAGATACGGCTGATGCCCCATGGTGCATCCGGTTGCTCAATAAAGGCATGAATAGTTACAGCAGAGTCTTGTTCAATGTAATCAACCTGGTACATGTTAGACTGGGTAGTTCTATTGTATACTATCATAATTTACTAACCTCCACGTGATTACGCAGCTGTTCTAGAGCAGTAGCACTTAATGTTCCGGAAAATCCATTGAATATATTTGTGTACACAGCGTCTGCTTTAGCGTTCAGATTTAGCAAAGTCGTGCTAACTGAGCTAGTAGCAGCAGACTCTTTAAACTTGACAATGTATCTATTTGCAATAACATTGCCTGGTGGAGTAATGAGAGGAGCTAGCTTGGTCCCCTGGCTGGCAggagcggcggcagcggaCGGAAGGAGTAGCAGAAGAGAGAAATACATAACTGCAGACTGGGTAAAAATTGAATGTTATTTGTTGCTGAATAGATATGAGAAGCATAGAACGTACTGCGTGGAGTTAATTTAATGACAGCAAATTCACGATCCTTTTATCGAAGGAGATCCCTGATGAAGATAACATTTAATATCTACCCAACTCATGATGCCTTGAAAGTCTACCTACCTATTGCAGTAAGTCTAAATAAAGCATAACGTCTTCTTTAAACTTCTAACAGATTACCCAAGCTCAGAAATGCAAAAGAGGACCAATAAAATCTCAAACAACTAGTAACTGCTTGCCTGACCTTTGGTACCAATATGCACACCAAAACTTACTCATTGGTATCAAAAGAACAGAAAGATAAGGAGAGGAGGCATTTCAAGCAAGGTTCCCGTTATCGTTTTTACAATGTGACCTGCCCTGGTGAGAAGGCGCTTCAAAACGACATAATCTCAAGGTAGCATTCGTCTAACTGTTTAGCTGATAGTGGCATATAAACATTTGGCACGAGACTTAAAGTGTACTCGTTTACATGTCCCGTGTACTTGTTTCATAGGTGAAAAATGGCGCAGTTCCGTTTGGGCCGGCATGTATTTGTCATGCAGATCTTCACCAAGCGCGCCAATCTGCAGCAAGAGAATTGACGGGTGGCTCACCCACCTAAATATATCGTTATTACGAATTAGTATAAGAGTCTTACGGGCTTACAGGCTTAGAGGCTAAATTATCCTACCCCTAGGGTTCAAGTATCGAGCCAAGGCTTCAGAAAGTACACAACATGAGATACTTCTCAAGTCCCTGCTATCATTCTAACGAAATTACCCCCACCCCGTATGTTACTATATTCTGCTCATCGTAAATAACTATGGCAGTAGGTAACCGCATGGGGAGCCAGCCCGATATAATATGCGAGAGATTGTCGCCCTAAAATTGTCAGATAACTAGACCGTTTATTATTGGCTTTATCCCAGTCAACGTCGGTTTCATTTCTAGCTATACCTTAGCATGATGCTGAGGATATATCTGTAATGGGTTGTGCCCGAGGAGTGGCTCGGCTGGCGCTCTCGCCTTCCGCCCCGGCCTGCCGGGCCGGGTCCTAGTATAAGCGAGATTGTCATCCCTCTCCTCTTAATCTCACGTGCTCTCCTTTTTCCTGTTTAgttttcctttcttccttagcttgAGAACTCGTTTTCAGTTATCCTAGctagttgtcaatatacGCGCTTGGGCCGTTACACCTGGCGAGGTAGAGTTCGTCGAGTGTGATGTCTGAGATGTGCTTGACAATTCCACCTGCAGCAACGCCTATAATTGCGTAATAAGCAAACGTTGCAAAAAGTAGTTGCCTGAGTTAGTAGGGTCTTCCATACTAATTTTCTCGAGACTTAGCTAGATACCACTGCTAGACCCATAAGGACATCTTCACGCCAGCTCATGTCAGGAAAACGGAGTCAGTCCCGGTGCTTGGTGCACCACCATAACAGCACCCTAAGGAGCAAATAGGCAAGTCCGGTTTAACCGTTTGTGATATTTTTGAGCCGTTTAAACGTTTGAGAAATATTCGACCGTTTAAAACGGGTTGCTCATGAATAGCCGCGTTAAGTCCCGTGCCTTGGAAACTTAACGGGTGTTTGAAGTATTTTAAGCTAATATTGCTGACAAGTCTGCATGCCCTTGTTTCGTCACATttgtaacggtccaagctGAGTATATTAACAATTAGCTAGGCGACCACTACGAGTATCTAAATGCTAGAGAAGAAAGgagaaaacagaacaagaaaaggagagcttcAGAGATCGACGTGTAGTTGATTTCGCTTGTGGGTGGGTCCCGGTTGGCAGGCCGAGGCagaaggcgaggaagcaAGACGAGCCACACCGGGACTCAGCCGTTACAACAGCAGGGATCCGGTTCGCCATGGGTGCTTTAGAACTATCGCCTTTGCCCTCTGTCACAAAATACGACTGAACAACGATCGAGAAGATTCGTTGTGAATCaggcaacgagagactcttaATTTCCTACATAAAAGAGTGAAATTATACGAAAACTAATTTCTGTTATATTGAGTGCGACACTCGAAAATTGTATCCAAAGTTTCATTTTATATCCCTGTAAAAACCACTAAAAACCTCCAAAAATAGCTCTCTTTTTAATATAGTACTTATAGCTATTAAGTAATTAAATTTCTAGAACCTATATATAGCTAACTACATATAACttaacgtgggtgcatacATTACGTTAGACGTAAAGTAAACTATAGCTAATACTAAACACTATTGCAGCAGCTCGCATGCTTAATTTTAAGTCTCTTTGCATTACTTTAGTAGCTAAGATTAAATAATTCACTTTACTTAAGGATTCCATAATTTGTGGTGGAGAAATATGGGATTGGAAAGGGATGGTTCTATTTCTATAGTAGGGTGTTCGACTCGCTACGTACCTACGTTATGCCAAGACTATGTATTTATTTATTACTGGGTAGCCTGAGCTGTGCAAGGTGGACGTAGTATTTTATCCCGGctcagaagcagccaaggGCTGTGAACAAGTTCCGCTCCAATCACCAACTCTAGTGTGGTACCTGGCGCCTGTACCTAATGaatggatgaggaggaagggTATTCCAGGCTGTAATTCCTTGCCGCCGTCCATCCTTAGCGGCAAATAAACATCCGTAATGTCATCATCCAACCTGTTTTTACACTCAAAATGATGCCCGACAGACGGGTAGGGGCTGGGATATCCCCGATAGCCTCACAAAGAATTGCTAAAAGCAGTCCTACAAATATCCAACCCACAAGCTGAGCGGCACATCGCATCCCGTCCCACTATCCGCCGCCTAGACAAACCACACTCAGTTGCGGGTACTTAACACTTGCCCCAAAGCAGTGGCTCGGAACATTGGGCAGTAAGTTTTAAAACAAGGCATGCACAGCGAATCGTAAGCTCGAACTTTAACATCAGCCAACGATAAGCGGAATATGTAGGTTGGGGGAACAAGCCcgtgctgtgctgctgcAGGGCTGTCAAGTCGGTGCAACCCAACGGCTGCAGCCGAACCACACTTTTATAGATTGTAGCTGCGTTTTGACAGCAGAAGCATATTCAAGGGCCGTTTTTGGATACCTGCGTTGATGTAAGCAGCCACAACTGTGTCCAAGACCGGAATAGATTCGGCATCGGGCATTTTGGACTAGGGGATGATAGATATGGTTAAAGTTGCAGGATGGGATGATAATGATCAGGTGGGCGATGGGTGAATGATAGGTAGCGGGAGGGTAATAAAAGTGTATACTGGACTGAAATGTGCGTCGATAGCCTTGGATGCAGGGGAAACAAAGCACTTCGATGAAATATTTATGAATTAGTTTATATTTGACGATCATTCATGACGAATGTTATGTACATCGCACTCGGATTTAGAAATGCAGATACAATATTGACCATGCCGAAGACTGAAGCTTCTGAACAGGAGATTTGGAGTTGATATTATAAGCCTGGGCCGTAATATCATCGGACTCGTCCACACCAACTCTTAAATTCTCGTGCCACCAATCCCAATAGAACATGCGATACAACCCAAGAAAACCCAATAAGTCAATTTATCCACAACCTCTTCTTTCTATCTATAACTCCCAAGACCACTGGCCAATCGCTGCCTGCACTTCTCATATATGCCGCCAGAAGTAAGCTGTGCAGACACACGTGAGGCACCAACTGCCTATTATAGAAGAACTCGTACGTCTTCCAGATTTCAGCCGCGCCAGTAATAAGCCTGAGCTAATTTTTGATGGGAAACGCACAAGTTTTCTGCCGTGATTATGGTCATGAGGGCGGGATATTGTTGTGCTGGCCTGTAAGTCTCTACAACTGTCGAGAGCTTGGTATGGTATGTTGTTAAGAAGAGAGGGGGCCTGGCGGGTATAAAGTGGCCGGTGTCTCCCTTGGGGAATCGGAGATTCTAACCGTAGCTTATAAAAAGTATCACCAAGTCTAGGAACTAAGAAATTAAGGCAGGTCCCACCTATAAGTCATCTCATACAAGTTCTCAAAAATGAAGTTCGGCTTTAGCATCCTTTTTCTCGCTCCACTGCTTGGAGTCACCATGGCCGACTCTCTTCCCAACCTTGAACTGGCAGATGAGGACGGTTTCGAGGTTTCCGGCCGAGGGGACATGAGGGCTGCCGCTTGCCCTCCTAGATTCCCGAGGTACTGCCCCATTggtggcttctgctgccgCACGAGCAAATGCTGCTCCAAGTCTTGCTGCAAGGAGACTGCTAGGTACTGCTTCAATGGACACTGCTATCGCTAGAGTAGCTTTGTCCTAGGATATACATGTATGTGAGATGTGCGAAGAATGTAGGAAAGAACTATAATATTGACATAAAGATTAGATCCCAGCCGTATTAATATACTGGGTACTGGACAGGTATATTATACTACGGATTCTAGGCCAAGCGAGCATGACAATAgatgccaagttcaagtcgcCCATTTAAAGCAAGCAAAGTATGCTATTGCATGAAAGATAACAGAATTTATGACAGAAGAAACTTCAATATATTAACTACAAAAAACAATTATATTAAGGGGTTATCGGATGTAACTAGAGGGAAGATCTCGGCAGTTGCTTTTCACTAGGTTAAAAGACAGCTATAAAAGGGAAGGAAGACTCCATCTAGTTATAGAGAAAAAACAAGGACCAAAGATCCATCGTCCAAAGATATATCCAGTTCGTAACTTTAATATGTGGCCCTCCCGGGAGAGCATACCTGGCTACTGTACGACGAACTCCAATGGGTGGAACAAAACGTTCTAACCCAAATGAGAACTAGCATGCTAGGGTTGAACTACCATCTCCGTCAAATCAAAGAATCAATATTAGATGTATGCGACTGTGGAAAGGAACTAGAGACAGTGGTTCGCTTTCTCTTCAGGTGCCGCAAATGGGCCTTGCTGTCCGGTGGCTTTCCCGGGCCCGGAGCTCGGTGCCAGACCAGTCCGTCGTCGTGGAATTAGTTAATTTTGCCCTAATTACCACGCGGCAACTACGTAGTCGGACTTCTAGGCTTGCCTCGcgcttgcttttctttttctcccTTtgctttagatagacaattgtaTGGCAGCCTTATGTTAAACAAACAGCGGCCCAGCCCTTAACGATTGCTCAGGAATGACATGCTATAACAGAATGCACCGATACGCTGCGAGGAAACCTCTCTTTCTACTTGGGACACAAGTTATCGCTAGGCGGAGCGAATGGAAGCCAAATATGGCTGTAGTACGAGCGACTGTAGGCTTTGTGATGGCCCCCCACCGTCTCGAGAACTAGATTTCATAAACCCTGCCTTCTTTATTCCTTTGACATTGGTCTTCCCTCATGTCTTTTGAGCCGGCGCCGCTTTAGCTGCCGTAGATAGAACGTTGGAAATTAGAGGAGTGGCTCCAAGCTAGCCCAGAGATTCACAATACTCATCACATAAGCAGCGTAGTATGACAAGAAGAGAGCGACCAGAAACCGGAACTAGAGGACCTTAACGCAAGGGCTACCATAAGGTATAGACATGACTGCAGAGTTGTATGTTGCATAAGTAGATGGCTGCCCTATTGAGTGAGCGAGTAAGCGAGTGAGTTTATTTAACGCCTTAGGCCAACACCCCCAAGTGGTATAAAGGCGTGCGAGAGCCTACATAGTTACTCCAGCATCTGGATGTCCTCAGGAGCTATATATAGTCCGGGGAGACTAGATTAATGGTAGCCCACATCCATTCCACATACAGCTACATCATAGCCATCGCCCAAGATCCCTCCACACCAAGCTTTAAAATCGATCGTATAGATAGATTTTTGAGCTTCTTTTGATCGATCTATATCGATTATAGCCTTTAATCGATCGTCGAATATATCAATTATAACTTGCTTTATTTATCTCTATCTACACTAATTCTGTCCACTAGCTGTAGAACTTGTCTCCAGTTCTCTCCTTCCAGAAGACCTAGAGGTAGGTGTGGTTGATTAATGCTAGCCTTCCTCCACGACCGGAGGCATTGCGCCATACCGACTATGTGCCGTCCCAAGCGGCATCTTGGTAGTGTCGCCATTCTTCCGTAGCTGCTAAAATCTCTTTCTGTTTTAACGAAAGATAACGCAATAGTAAGAAAGTTAACTGCAACATATAAGAGTTAAGGATATCGCACAGCGCTAACGTTATTTCACCAACCAATCGGGTTAGTTTTGTATGGAATGTTATCTACTAATAGCTTAGACAGGCAGTAATAAAGTTTGTCTTGTGCTTACAGTAATGCTGACTGCTTTGTCTGCTTAATTTGTAGCCCTTAAGCGTCTAAACGAGTTTATCGATTGACTAAACGCCAGCCAACGCTC
This window contains:
- a CDS encoding subtilisin-like protease PR1I (similar to Metarhizium acridum CQMa 102 XP_007812076.1), which codes for MYFSLLLLLPSAAAAPASQGTKLAPLITPPGNVIANRYIVKFKESAATSSVSTTLLNLNAKADAVYTNIFNGFSGTLSATALEQLRNHVEVDYIEQDSAVTIHAFIEQPDAPWGISRISHQQGGNSTYVYDESAGSGTCTYVIDTGVDGSHPDFEGRAFQIKSFIEGQDGDGDGHGTHCAGTIGSKTYGIAKQTTIYGIKVLDNEGSGTISGVIAGMDFAMADSQTRSCPKGIVANMSLGGRYSLTLNRAAARLVEAGIFLGVAAGNSNSDASYYSPASEPTVCTVGATQIDDSFASYSNYGSVVDILAPGTNILSTWIGGRTNIISGTSMATPHVVGLAAYLASLEGFPGSQALCERIRTISTQGAITKLPPKTTNFLAFNGNPSA